The Halomicronema hongdechloris C2206 genome includes a window with the following:
- a CDS encoding glucose-1-phosphate adenylyltransferase: MKRVLGIILGGGAGTRLYPLTKVRAKPAVPLAGKHRLIDIPISNCINSDVLKIYVLTQFNSASLNQHISRSYAFSGFQQGFVEVLAAQQTPENKQWFQGTADAVRQYLWLFRDLDVDDYLVLSGDHLYRMDFRQFVQHHHETNADITLSVLPIDEKRASSFGLMKINSQGRIVDFSEKPTGEALRHMQVDTTTLGLSPEEAKIKPYIASMGIYVFKRNVLMELLNRRPEYTDFGKEIIPRSAHLFNLQAYLFNDYWEDIGTIDSFFNANLALVKQPNPPFSFYDRDAPIYTRARYLPPTKQLACQVTQSMISEGCVLKDCEIHNSVIGIRTRIDSGCTVRNSLVMGADYYQSDFERSSDCDLNAVPLGIGSHSDIQNAIIDKNARIGCQVKILNKDRVEEADCEKQGFCIREGIVTVLKDATLPNGTVI, translated from the coding sequence GTGAAGAGAGTACTCGGCATCATCTTGGGCGGCGGCGCAGGGACCCGTTTATATCCGCTCACAAAAGTACGCGCCAAACCGGCTGTGCCTCTGGCTGGAAAGCATCGCCTCATCGATATTCCGATTAGCAATTGTATTAATTCGGACGTCTTAAAAATATATGTGCTGACGCAATTTAATTCAGCCTCCCTGAATCAACATATTTCGCGTTCCTATGCATTTTCAGGATTTCAACAGGGCTTTGTTGAGGTTTTGGCAGCGCAGCAAACGCCTGAAAACAAGCAATGGTTTCAAGGAACAGCAGATGCTGTGAGACAGTATCTCTGGTTATTTCGTGACCTGGATGTGGATGATTATTTGGTGCTGTCGGGTGACCATTTATATCGCATGGATTTTCGACAGTTTGTGCAGCATCACCATGAGACAAATGCTGACATTACACTGTCCGTTTTACCCATTGATGAAAAGCGGGCGTCCAGCTTTGGCCTGATGAAAATCAACAGTCAGGGGCGCATCGTTGACTTTAGCGAAAAACCCACCGGAGAAGCCTTGAGACACATGCAGGTAGACACCACGACGTTGGGATTGTCACCGGAGGAAGCCAAAATCAAGCCCTACATTGCCTCGATGGGCATTTATGTGTTCAAGCGCAATGTGTTGATGGAGTTGCTCAATCGCCGACCGGAATACACCGATTTTGGCAAGGAAATCATTCCGAGATCGGCACACTTATTTAACTTACAGGCCTATCTTTTCAACGACTATTGGGAAGATATTGGCACCATTGATTCATTCTTCAATGCCAATTTGGCGTTGGTAAAACAGCCCAATCCGCCCTTCAGTTTCTACGATCGCGATGCTCCCATTTACACCCGTGCCCGCTATTTGCCGCCGACGAAACAGTTGGCCTGTCAGGTGACTCAATCCATGATTAGTGAAGGCTGCGTCCTGAAGGACTGTGAAATTCACAACTCCGTCATCGGCATCCGCACTCGCATTGATTCCGGCTGTACAGTGCGCAATAGCCTAGTCATGGGAGCAGACTATTATCAGTCTGATTTTGAACGCAGCAGCGATTGCGATCTCAATGCCGTTCCGTTAGGCATTGGCAGCCACAGCGACATTCAAAACGCCATTATCGATAAGAACGCTCGCATCGGTTGCCAAGTCAAAATCCTCAATAAAGATCGGGTTGAAGAAGCCGATTGCGAGAAGCAAGGCTTTTGTATTCGCGAAGGCATTGTCACCGTTCTCAAAGACGCCACTCTACCAAATGGTACAGTTATTTAA